In one Pempheris klunzingeri isolate RE-2024b chromosome 8, fPemKlu1.hap1, whole genome shotgun sequence genomic region, the following are encoded:
- the rbm42 gene encoding RNA-binding protein 42: protein MALKSGEERLKEMEAEMALFEQEVLGGPVPVTGGPPIVEAVPVALSVPAVPVVRAIIGTNTYRQVQQTLEARAASFVGPPPPAFVGPVPPVRPAMMRPAFVPHILQRPGGQRMQMMRGPPMAPPLPRPPPPPPMMLPPTLQGQTPHGASPPIQHMAAAPQVSDMVSMVSPPPTRQGPPLPIKPTPSVIQAAPTVYSAPPAPVGQRRNDVRALRQARMEELAARVAEQQAAVMAAGLLDKKESEDSTTVIGPSMPEPEPPHIEPVENATEDKKKAKVEKVKKCIRTAAGTSWEDPSLLEWDSDDFRIFCGDLGNEVNDDILARAFSRYPSFLKAKVVRDKRTGKTKGYGFVSFKDPNDYVRAMREMNGKYVGSRPIKLRKSMWKDRNMEVVRKKQKEKKKLGLR from the exons gttTGAGCAGGAGGTCCTTGGTGGTCCGGTACCAGTAACAGGAGGCCCACCTATTGTGGAGGCGGTACCTGTAGCTCTTTCTGTTCCAGCAGTCCCAGTAGTGCGAGCCATTATAGGCACCAACACCTACAGACAG GTTCAGCAGACATTAGAAGCCAGAGCTGCAAGTTTTGTTGGTCCTCCACCCCCGGCCTTTGTGGGACCAG TCCCTCCAGTACGTCCTGCCATGATGAGACCAGCCTTTGTTCCCCATATCCTGCAGAGACCTG GTGGTCAGAGGATGCAGATGATGCGTGGTCCTCCAATGGCACCTCCTCTGCCCcggcctcctccacctcctcccatgatgctccctcccaccctccagGGCCAGACACCTCACGGTGCTTCTCCACCCATCCAGCACATGGCTGCTGCGCCTCAG gtcAGTGACATGGTTTCAATGGTGTCACCACCGCCCACAAGACAGGGGCCCCCGCTTCCCATCAAACCGACTCCGTCAGTCATCCAGGCGGCACCGACCGTGTACTCTGCTCCCCCCGCCCCCGTTGGACAAAGACGAAATGATGTTCGAGCTCTAAGACAAGCCAGAATG GAGGAACTGGCAGCGCGGGttgcagagcagcaggcagcagtgatgGCAGCAGGTCTACTGGAcaagaaggagagtgaagaCAGCACCACCGTCATTGGACCCAGCATGCCAGAGCCCGAGCCCCCCCACATTGAG ccTGTGGAAAATGCTACTGAGGACAAAAAGAAAGCGAAGGTGGAGAAGGTGAAGAAGTGTATCCGTACTGCAGCGGGGACCAGCTGGGAGGACCCCAGTCTGCTGGAGTGGGATTCAG ATGACTTCCGTATATTCTGTGGCGACCTTGGTAATGAGGTTAATGATGACATACTGGCCAGAGCCTTCAGCAGATACCCGTCATTCCTCAAAGCAAAG GTGGTGAGAGACAAACGTACAGGGAAGACCAAAGGCTACGGCTTCGTCAGCTTCAAGGATCCCAACGACTACGTGAGAGCCATGAGGGAGATGAACG GGAAATATGTTGGCAGCCGTCCCATCAAACTGAGGAAGAGCATGTGGAAGGACCGCAACATGGAAGTGGTCCgcaagaaacaaaaagagaagaaaaaactggGCCTCAGATAG